The Cryptomeria japonica chromosome 6, Sugi_1.0, whole genome shotgun sequence genomic interval aaataacgAATTTCAGTCATTAATTCTATTGATGGTTCATTGTAGACCAACCAAGACATGATAATGAGAACCTACTATGATCATTACAAACAACTCTTTACTTATGACTCCATTAATGACCCCTTAAATCCTATACTAGAAGACAACATAGCTAATTATATCCCACACAAAATTCAACATAACTATAGCACCTTTATTGACCAATATCTCTCCTTGGACATGATTGAGTTCAAAATAATGTTCTATGAACCATTTGTGTAGGTTTGAGTTCAATTATAGGGTCATATTGTCCAGTGTTGTCCAATAAGCCTATATCGGCAAATATTGTCACAAGTTGTcacataggtcaaatgatgcaatTATGGGGTATAATCTTATTCTAAGGTCTTTTGGACCTCTTTTGGGCATGTTTAGGTGTTTTTAAATCAATTTGGTGGTTTTTACAAAGTTTTGTAAGCAACAAGGCAAAGTTGCCAAAGTTGTCAAGTTAAAAAGTTGTAATCCTAAAAAAAAAGTTGTCAAGATGTAGACCCAACGGTCATAAGGATTTGAGAATTAGTTTTGTTGGTTGGGGTGGTTATATGGTCTATCTAAAGGCTTGTAAAACCTCGGTGGAGAGGTTAGAACTTTGTATGCAAGAAATCCAATAAAGAAATCACTATTTTCATTGATCATATTAAAAAATTTACTGTTTTTCTGCCTTTTCTCATACCTGTACGGATTTATGCAGTCACTTGGTGCCAAGAAATGAACATGAAATGATAGTAATATGAGTTAGCTTTTTGTTTTGGCCATTCCGCCTATTATATGGCACTGTAACTCAGTGGAATGGCAtgtcacattgtatattttatgTTTCAATGCTTGGAAGGGTTAAAGAATCTCCTTTGATGGCATTATGATGATGCCCTAGGTGGACTGAGACACATTCTCAAGTGAAAATGAGAGGTATGAAGTGGGAAATGGATTAACAGCAATTGGGAAGGGTGATCTGTGAGTGTTCTAAAAGCATACACAAACATATTCTAAGATGTTTTAATTGTTGGTGAAGTGTGGGAAAGTGTGGAAGTGGGATTTCTAATAAACCCTTGTGAAAAGACATAAAAACAAGGGTTTTGTGAAAAGAATGGAAGATGAAGGTTTCCTAACCCAAGAGCTGGTGATTGTGATTATTTAGGGTCTGCCTAGACTAGGTAAGGTGATTTGGTGGGTTGGTAGTGGAGATAAAGAGGGGTTCCTTTGTAAAGTTGGCCTAATTAGGTCTAGAATGAAGTAGGGCATTCAATGGTTTTCCATTTCTTTACAAAACAACCTAGGTTGGTTACCATCTATGTTGTAGGGCTCCTCAATGGATATTCAAATGTGTTTTCCTTTTGTGCCTAACATCATTGTATAAGAAGTTTATGTGTCAAGTCTCAAATGAAGGCTACAAGGCGGGTAGGAGTGTAAGGTGGAAGGAGTTTCATTGAATTCATTCAAAGGGCAGTTTTGAGTTGTTTGGGGCCATTTAATGTATAAGATGCCATTTAATTATTGTATATCCAAGGGTGCATGCATTTCATGTTAAGCACATGCCTAGTCAAGAGGGATTGGTGTCTAGTTGCCAAGTTGAGCCAGGACAATGAACACCATCTGTGAAGtcacctttttctttttgtttggagTTGTTTAGAGTCCTTCTACATCTCTCAATACCTCTACACGAGGAAATGATAGCACTAGCTCAAAACATGCTTCAATTTAAATTATAGACATAAGGCTATGGTGATGGAAGTTCAAAAAATTGTGCCTCCCAACCCAACTATTCTTATCTCTTTAAATTGTCACTCTTGTTTCCTCAAAGATTGGAGGTGGCCAAATAGTTGCAACCTTAGATCCTTTCCCCTCAAAGTCCTTTATAACTGGTGTCAAACATAACCTTATCTCATCGATTAGACTCTATTTGGAGATGCAAGCTAAAACGAACCAACTAGAATAAACTCAGCCtccaaatctcaaaatccaaaGCTAACTCCCAATCCGAACTTATTATTTGGAATCTTCTCCATGTGAAACTCCCTATGAGACCCCAGCTTAAATTCTTCATCCCACCCCCTCTTTGTTCCTTTTGTGGTAAGCTTGAATCCTTCAATCATTGCTTTTGGTCTTGCCTTCACGTACAACTGTTATGGAATGAACTTTTTGCTTTCTTACCTACCCTTTTCCACTTTCCCTGGTCTTGGAAAGTCGCTCTTCTCAAATTCTCATAACATGATTTCCAGTTCCTACCACTTAATTGTAATCAAACATATTTGGAAATTTAGATGTTTGGTTGCTCTATCCCACTCCTTTTCTCCTTTAGAGATTGAAGTCCAAACCATTTGCTCCAACCTCTTAATTGAAATGATGTTCATACTTAGCTCTTTAAAAGAGCAAGACAATGCTAGCAGGGTACAAGCAGAAGATCTCCTAACTTTGTTGAAGCATAAGATTTCATTCTTGGATAGAAAATTGAGACTACTCATGCAACCAGATCAATGAAATAATGATGGAGACCATGAAGACCCAAAAAAGGAAGGTGCCTAATTCTTCTAGTAGCTAACATTGTCACTCAACCAACTAGTTGCAACTTTTTTTAACAGACTTCAACATCTTTAGATGGTTCTTGTTCGACCTGTTACAATGAAGTTTTATTTGACTAAGTTATGTTCTTTGTTTAAGTTTTTAGTGCTATGATGCTTGCCGTAGAATTCCAGTTGATAGTACAGCTGATTTGAGTCCATTCTCTTTGTAACAGTTGTAAAAATTTTGTTGCCAGCTCAAGTCTTCACCTAGTTTTTGTCTTGCTAGCCACAGTGAAAAGTTTCATGGCTGAGTTTTCTAAAGGAAAGCTTCAGCTGATTGCAGTTGATCCACTTTGTAATGTATGAACTGctctttgtatttttatttcttccaataaatatatatataacagCAGCTTCCAGAACATACGACCTCTACGCTTCTAAGTTCCTTATCTTGAAAGCGAGACTCTTATCCGTTTCGCCAAAATTCCGGATCTATACGAAGTCCATGTCAATTTTGGTAGGCTGAAATAAAATAATGCCAGTCCAAGTCAATTTTGAGGGGCTGAAATAAAATAATGAGAGAACAAGTCAATTTCAATAGATAGAAATAAAATAATGCGAGAACAAGTCAATTTCAATAGACAGAAATAAAATAATGCGAGAACAAGTCAATTTCAATAGACAGAAATAAAATAATGCCAGACCAAGTTAATTTGGAAAGGCTGAAACGAGACCATGCTACACTATATAATGGCGAAGAGTTGTATATGCTAAACATTGTAACATAACATTTCAACTTCATTCATATCTGCACAGAAGAAAATACTGCAATGGAGAAGGTGGGCACGAAAAAGTTGGGGCAGCAGGGACTGTGTGTGTCTGAACAGGGTTTGGGATGTATGGGTATGTCCTTTTTGTACGGCCCTCCCAAACCTGAGCAAGAGATGATTGACCTCATTCACTATGCTGTCAATAGAGGTGTCACTTTTCTTGATACTTCAGACATGTATGGACCAGAAACCAATGAAATTCTTCTAGGAAAGGTCAGTTTTGTTACCAAATCTTAATCTCACACTTCCATGGCTTTCAAAAAAAATGCCTAAAAGCTTTACAGATGGTTGTCCGTGTTCTCTTTCAGAAGTGTCCTGTTTTCAATTCTTAATCTATTACTCCCAAGAACTTAATGTATTTTCTCATTGTTCTAACTTATGCATATTGCCTTTATTGTTCCTAAATAGGCTCTGAAAGGCATCAGAGAGAAGGTCCAGATTGCTACTAAGTTTGGAATCACTTGGGCTAATGGAGAATTCGGCGTGAGCGGAGATCCTGCACACGTCAGGGCTGCCTGTGAAGCAAGCCTCAAGAGGCTTGATGTAGACTACATTGATCTTTATTACCAGCACAGGGTGGATACTACTGTACCCATAGAAGCTACTGTAAGTCTTCAGATCTCAAACCTGTAATCTTGCACCAAAATATTTTTTATCAGCTACAGTAAGTCTTTAAGATTTGAAAACCTGTCATATTGCGCGGCAAGATATGCTTCATCAAGTTACTGTAATTCTTAAGATTTCAAACTTGTAATCTGGCCTCAAAATGTTCTTTTATTAAGCTACTGTAGTGTCGGAATCATCAAGGTTGTATGGCTTTGGAGGACAAACGTGTATCCCTCTAGCTTTTACTGAGGTCTAGCAAAACAAAATAAATCTGATAACAAGCAATTGAATTGGCCTTTTATACAGATGGGTGAACTGAAGAAGCTGGTAGAAGAGGGAAAGATAAAATATGTGGGTCTGTCAGAAGCCTCTGCTTCAACAATCCGTAGAGCCCATGCAGTGCATCCAATCACTGCTGTGCAGCTTGAATGGTCTCTCTGGACTAGGGATTCTGAGGCCCAAATCATCCCTACCTGCAGGTATACACTGTGACAGTACAATAACACAACAGTCATTAATttcatttttaattcatttatgTAGAGCACTGAGAACAAATATTTGTGAATTTGGGTTTATACCAGAATTTGAATTGGAGATTTTAATAAAAAgcttctatgaatttaaatgatgcTGATTAGTTTACTTTCGGTTTTGAATTCGCAGGGAGTTGGGGATTGGGATTGTTACATACAGCCCTTTAGGCAGGGGATTCTTTGCCTCAGGAGCAAAACTTCTTGAAAGTGTGACTGATTATGACTACCGTAAGGTATAGGATTGAATTTTTCTTTTGTTATGTAGGATCAAGTTCAAACAAAATAAAAGCTAAACACAAATCTATATTACAAGATCAAAGTGGAGAATTGAAGGTGACAATTACTCTGAGTTCATTTTATGATTCTAGATTAATCCAGATCATATAATTGATTTGTTAAACAGGGGAGTCCAAGGCTTCAAAGTGAGAATCTTGAGCACAACCAAGCTCTATTCCAAAAGCTAAGTGAGATCAGTTCACGAAAAGGGTGCAGCCC includes:
- the LOC131067979 gene encoding auxin-induced protein PCNT115-like, which codes for MEKVGTKKLGQQGLCVSEQGLGCMGMSFLYGPPKPEQEMIDLIHYAVNRGVTFLDTSDMYGPETNEILLGKALKGIREKVQIATKFGITWANGEFGVSGDPAHVRAACEASLKRLDVDYIDLYYQHRVDTTVPIEATMGELKKLVEEGKIKYVGLSEASASTIRRAHAVHPITAVQLEWSLWTRDSEAQIIPTCRELGIGIVTYSPLGRGFFASGAKLLESVTDYDYRKGSPRLQSENLEHNQALFQKLSEISSRKGCSPSQVALAWVQQQGNDVVPIPGTTKTKNLDDNIFSVSVHLSAEDMKEIEAIFPVDAAAGGRSREEELQMSWMNSETPPYNTLH